The Blattabacterium cuenoti genomic interval TGGAATTTTAGATAATAATATGTTTTCTTTATTAGAAAAATTTAAAATTCCCTATGTATTAAATCATATGAAAGTATTTCCTAAAATTATGCAAAAATATATATCGTATAACCAAAATATAATTATAGAAATTAATCACTTTTTTTCAAAAAAAATACACTATTTAAAAAAACATGGCATAAATGATATTATTTTAGATCCTGGATTCGGTTTTGGAAAAACATTAAAACAAAATTTAACATTGTTAAAATATTTACAATTATTGGGTTTTCAAGATTATTTAATATTAATAGGTGTATCTAGAAAATCTATGATTAAAAAAATATTAAATATTTCTTATGAAGAATCATTAAATGGAACTTCAATTATTCATACTATATCTATTTTAAAAGGAATAAAATTTTTTAGAGTACATGATGTTAAAGAAGCTATAGAATGCATAAAATTAATAGAATACTATAAATTTCTTGATTAAAAAATTTTAATATTATTATTTAAACTTATACATATTATACATAAACATACATGTTAGTTAGTTAATGTTAATTTATTTTTATATTTTTTTTAAATTTATTTCATTGATATTTTTTTATATATTCCCTTAGTAACTATTATACTTTTTCAGTTATATATATTATAAAATAATATTAATTATAGTGTTTTTGCAATTTTTACTTTATGAAAAGTATTGGAGATTTATGAAATGAAATTTCTTAGCATAGTTGTATTTACTTTTTTTAAAGGAGTAATTTTAGCTTTAATTATTGTATTTCAACCAGAAATAAGAAAATTTTTTCTTCTACTAGTAAGTAGAATTTTTTTTAAAAAATTTATTATTTCTATTTTTAAAAGATCTGTAGTATCTATAAAAACGAAAACAATAGATAGTATTGTAAAATCTTGTTCTATATTTTCTGGAGATAAAACAGGAGTATTAATTGTAATTCAACTACATCAAGATTTAAAAGATTTTATTCAAAATGGAGATGAAATGGATGCAAAGATAAATATACCTATATTAGAAAGTATATTTTACAAAAATAGTCCATTACATGATGGAGCTGTAGTTATTATAGAAAATAAAATAATAAAAACCAGAGCTATTCTTCCTGTATCTTACAATAAAGAAATTCCATCCCGTCTAGGTCTACGTCATAGAGCAGCTATTGGATTATCTGAAAAAACTGACGCTATATGTATTGTAGTTTCAGAAGAAACAGGATACATATCTTACATAAAAGATAAAAAAAGAACTATTATTACTAATATTAATAATTTAAAGATGAAATTAGAAAAAGATTTGTTATAAAATACTTATATCATGGATTTCAAAAAAATATATGAAATATATAGTATTATTTCTACTGGAATAGTAACAAATAGTAAAAAAGCAAGAAAAGGATCTATTTTTATAGCTTTTAAAGGAAAAAAACTAGATGGAAATAAGTTTGTTTCAGAAGCAATTTTAAATGGAGCAATACTAGCTATAATGGATAATAAAAAATATTTTTCTACATCTTGTAATAAAATGATCCTTGTAAATAACACATTACATTTTTTGCAAAAATTAGCAATTTATCACAGATACAAAAATAATCATATTCCAATTATAGCTATTGTAGGCAGCAATGGAAAAACAACTACAAAAGAATTACTACATAAAATTTTTGCAAAAAAATATAAAAATGTTCATTCCACTAAAAAAAATTATAACAATCATATAGGAGTACCACTAACTATACTTTCTATGCCTAAAAAAACACAAATATCAGTTATAGAAATTGGAGCTAATCATGAAAAGGAAATAGAAAAGATGTGTAGGATAGTTAATCCAGATTATGGATATATTACAAATTTTGGAAAAGCACATTTAGAAGGATTTCATGATTTTATAGGAATTATACGTAGTAAATTAGAATTATATAAATATTTAGAAAATTCAAATAAATTAGCTTTTGTAAATGGTGATGATACTATTCAATTATCTAATTGTATAAATTTAAAAAAATTTATTTTTTCATCAGAAAAAATAAATATAAATCCCGATGTAAAATTTAAATATTTATGGAATTACAAAGGCCTAAAATCTGTATTATTAATTGGAAATACAAAAATTATTTCTCCTCTTATAGGAGATTATAATTTGTATAACATGGCTGCATCAGTTACTATTGGTATTTATTTTAAAATTTCTATTAACATAATAAAAAAAGCAATAGAAGAATACATTCCAAAAAATTATCGTTCTCAAATTTTTGAAAAAAAAGATAAAAAGATAATTGTAGATTGTTATAACGCTAATCCAACAAGCATGATAAAAGCTCTTAGATTTTTTAATAATAATATTGAAGGAAGAAAAGCTATTATACTAGGAGATATGTTAGAACTAGGACGTTTTTCAAATGAAGAACATGAAAAAATTATTAGTTTTGTAGAGAAAAGTAATATTGAGATTGCATTTTTGATTGGAAATAATTTTTTTTATACCAAAAAAAATTATACTAAAATAAAAAAATTTTTGAATGTTAAAATGTTTGCTGACTGTGTACTAAAACATCCTATAAAAAGTGTAGATTTTATTCTTATTAAAGGATCAAGAAAAATAAAACTGGAAAAAATCATTTATTTAATATAAAAATTATTCTTTGCAGATTTATATATGAAAGATTAAATTTGTAAACAATTAATATTTCATAAAAGCATTCTGAATGAAAGAAATAACCGAAAAAACTTATTTAAAGTGGTTTCGAGATATGTCTTTTTGGAGAAAATTTGAAGATAAATGTCGGTCGTTATATTTAAAACGAAAAATAAGAGGTTTTTTACATTTATATAACGGACAAGAAGCAATTCCAGCTGGATTAACTCATGCTATGGATATGTCTCAAGATAACATGATTACTGCTTATAGATGTCATATATTACCTATCTCAATGGGTGTAGATCCTAGAATAATTATGGCAGAACTTCTAGGAAAAAAAACTGGAACTTCTAATGGAATTGGAGGATCTATGCATATATTTAGCAAAAAATATAGATTTTATGGTGGGCATGGAATTGTTGGTGGACAAATTCCATTAGGTGCTGGAATTGCTTTTGCTGACAAATATTTTAGAAGGAAATCAGTTACTATAACTATTATGGGAGATGGTGCAGTTAGACAAGGAGTCTTGCATGAAACTTTTAATATGGCTATGATATGGAAATTACCTGTTGTATTTATCTGTGAAAATAATAAATATGCAATGGGAACTTCTGTAAAAAGAAGTGCAAATGTAGAAGAAATATATAAAATTGGGTTAAACTAC includes:
- the folP gene encoding dihydropteroate synthase; this encodes MTINCSGTILDLKTPKVMGIVNLTPDSFYDGGNLKNERDILKHVELLLKEGADIIDIGGCSTRPGSTIITKEEELKRVEKPIISIIKNFSNIKISIDTFRSEVAKMALNEGAVMINDISGGILDNNMFSLLEKFKIPYVLNHMKVFPKIMQKYISYNQNIIIEINHFFSKKIHYLKKHGINDIILDPGFGFGKTLKQNLTLLKYLQLLGFQDYLILIGVSRKSMIKKILNISYEESLNGTSIIHTISILKGIKFFRVHDVKEAIECIKLIEYYKFLD
- a CDS encoding diadenylate cyclase codes for the protein MKFLSIVVFTFFKGVILALIIVFQPEIRKFFLLLVSRIFFKKFIISIFKRSVVSIKTKTIDSIVKSCSIFSGDKTGVLIVIQLHQDLKDFIQNGDEMDAKINIPILESIFYKNSPLHDGAVVIIENKIIKTRAILPVSYNKEIPSRLGLRHRAAIGLSEKTDAICIVVSEETGYISYIKDKKRTIITNINNLKMKLEKDLL
- a CDS encoding UDP-N-acetylmuramoyl-tripeptide--D-alanyl-D-alanine ligase; the encoded protein is MDFKKIYEIYSIISTGIVTNSKKARKGSIFIAFKGKKLDGNKFVSEAILNGAILAIMDNKKYFSTSCNKMILVNNTLHFLQKLAIYHRYKNNHIPIIAIVGSNGKTTTKELLHKIFAKKYKNVHSTKKNYNNHIGVPLTILSMPKKTQISVIEIGANHEKEIEKMCRIVNPDYGYITNFGKAHLEGFHDFIGIIRSKLELYKYLENSNKLAFVNGDDTIQLSNCINLKKFIFSSEKININPDVKFKYLWNYKGLKSVLLIGNTKIISPLIGDYNLYNMAASVTIGIYFKISINIIKKAIEEYIPKNYRSQIFEKKDKKIIVDCYNANPTSMIKALRFFNNNIEGRKAIILGDMLELGRFSNEEHEKIISFVEKSNIEIAFLIGNNFFYTKKNYTKIKKFLNVKMFADCVLKHPIKSVDFILIKGSRKIKLEKIIYLI
- the pdhA gene encoding pyruvate dehydrogenase (acetyl-transferring) E1 component subunit alpha, coding for MKEITEKTYLKWFRDMSFWRKFEDKCRSLYLKRKIRGFLHLYNGQEAIPAGLTHAMDMSQDNMITAYRCHILPISMGVDPRIIMAELLGKKTGTSNGIGGSMHIFSKKYRFYGGHGIVGGQIPLGAGIAFADKYFRRKSVTITIMGDGAVRQGVLHETFNMAMIWKLPVVFICENNKYAMGTSVKRSANVEEIYKIGLNYGMPSYPIDGMNPEKIAKSAFNAIERARNGNGATFLDIKTYRYRGHSMSDSESYRSKEEINFFKKKDPILSLKNLIIKKKWETVENLNIIENEVREKVDSCVEFAEKSDYPSLQDMYDVVYDEKSYPFLDF